CAAAGAACAAAATTCAGAACTGATTCTTCAAAATCTTCAATTAGTTAATACAATATATTTATCGGAACTTGCGAAATTGGAATTTCGTTCCGCTTTTTTCAGAAAAGTCAGAACAAAAGATATTGAAGAAGCAAAAGCAAAGGCAGTAATTTCTCTTTTTGAAAGAGATTCTGTTAAATTTGAATGGATAAATATTGATAGTATGCTAATTGACAAAGCAAAAGATTTATTATTTAAATATGGGAAAAAAGGATTAAGAACGCTTGATTCAATTCAATTTGCTTCCGTATTAATTTTACAGGAAAATGATTGCCTGTGTTTTACAGAAGATAAATTGCTTCAAGAATTATTTAAAGATGCAAATCTTAAAACTTATTAAAA
This sequence is a window from Candidatus Cloacimonadota bacterium. Protein-coding genes within it:
- a CDS encoding PIN domain-containing protein, with amino-acid sequence MIAFLDTSSLIKLYHKEQNSELILQNLQLVNTIYLSELAKLEFRSAFFRKVRTKDIEEAKAKAVISLFERDSVKFEWINIDSMLIDKAKDLLFKYGKKGLRTLDSIQFASVLILQENDCLCFTEDKLLQELFKDANLKTY